One part of the Quercus lobata isolate SW786 chromosome 7, ValleyOak3.0 Primary Assembly, whole genome shotgun sequence genome encodes these proteins:
- the LOC115953540 gene encoding probable protein S-acyltransferase 1: protein MGSLHEETKTKMSRNKIHSLASPSKPNSIPNSKSNPYRLYQVWKGNNKFLFGGRVIFGHDATSLFLTTFLIGGPAITFCIRTICLMIKEDDPPLKYPVLIGGLVLTVLDFTFLFLTSGRDPGIIPRNSKPPESDEAYTYTPSMEWINDKVGDIKLPRTKDVTVNGHTLKVKFCDTCLLYRPPRASHCSICNNCVQKFDHHCPWVGQCIGARNYPFFIMFILSSTLLCIYVFAFSMVDILQQKRTLWTAVSHNILSVILLLYCFIAVWFVGGLTLFHFYLICTNQTTYENFRYHYDKKENPFTKGIIGNIKDGFFSKLPPSLINFRAWVSENGYPAQVSVSSDLDGGCNSSKEIFDIEKGNKPGEDGDASVPYILQNLDYTGIDDNLKSQMEDGDTGSDPNSKASGQEPSHSRWTSTVGGITIDEMSQ from the exons ATGGGTTCTTTGCATGAAGaaacgaaaacaaaaatgagtAGAAACAAAATCCACAGCTTGGCCTCTCCCTCAAAACCCAACTCCATTCCCAATTCTAAATCCAACCCCTACAGGCTCTACCAAGTTTGGAAGGGTAACAAT aaatttttgtttggcgGGAGAGTAATCTTTGGTCATGATGCAACATCACTATTTTTAACTACATTTCTAATTGGAGGTCCTGCAATAACATTCTGCATAAGAACGATTTGTTTAATGATCAAAGAAGATGATCCTCCACTTAAATATCCTGTACTGATCGGTGGATTGGTTCTCACTGTTTTG GATTTTACTTTTCTCTTCCTGACATCTGGTAGAGATCCAGGAATAATCCCAAGGAACTCAAAGCCACCTGAATCAGATGAAGCATACACTTACACACCATCTATGGAGTGGATAAATGACAAAGTTGGTGACATAAAATTACCCAGGACAAAGGATGTCACGGTCAATGGTCACACACTAAAAGTGAAATTCTGTGACACTTGCTTGCTTTATCGTCCACCACGTGCTTCTCATTGCTCTATCTGCAATAACTGTGTGCAGAAATTTGATCACCACTGTCCATGGGTGGGTCAATGTATTGGAGCG CGTAACTATCCATTCTTCATAATGTTTATATTGTCATCAACCCTCTTGTGTATATATGTGTTTGCGTTTTCCATGGTCGACATTCTTCAGCAAAAACGCACTTTGTGGACTGCAGTGTCACATAATATACTATCAGTAATCCTCCTACTATATTGCTTCATAGCTGTCTGGTTTGTTGGTGGGCTCACCCTCTTCCATTTTTATCTGATTTGCACCAACCAG ACAACTTATGAGAATTTTCGGTACCACTACGATAAGAAGGAAAACCCATTTACTAAAGGGATAATAGGGAACATTAAAGACGGATTCTTTTCTAAGCTCCCACCTTCATTGATAAATTTCCGAGCCTGGGTGTCTGAAAATGGGTATCCAGCACAGGTATCTGTCAGTTCAGATCTTGATGGAGGCTGCAATAGCTCCAAAGAGATATTTGATATCGAAAAGGGAAATAAGCCTGGCGAGGATGGTGATGCCTCGGTTCCTTATATTTTACAGAATTTGGATTACACTGGTATTGATGATAATTTGAAGAGTCAGATGGAAGACGGAGATACTGGATCTGATCCAAATTCCAAAGCTTCTGGTCAAGAACCGAGTCATTCACGTTGGACTTCCACTGTTGGAGGTATAACTATTGATGAGATGTCTCAGTAG
- the LOC115951650 gene encoding zinc finger protein ZAT4-like produces the protein MENYNHDRFEWNDELSEENNGLQIILFPDEPEPIQVEQSFIGLPIQQQSFGKHICNFCQRKFSCGQALGGHKRIHSTKLQSKKFKYKVDRAPSSSEKSDTIETDIVNRDIGKFQCCLCFKDFKSRKSLSGHMKYHPNRNWRGIRPPQPELAVTSPILMLPEQDKDDFFRWTKTAKRGRGNLVDSGRDLDPVIVAADGLISLAQDKDEYRAFEHVARRKRMMEEPQLKKKRNLRIADQESVDVEYEWRDFEQGKKDKIIRELQEVEHDIATIDNMLAGKKMEKRNRETKVRAFESQIQKKILKKLKVFKCSTCARTFSTFQALGGHRSSHTKHKKPQAIEPSYATKVKEYATPTGQVAESSEDSQTFGAIESLSLREEANQTRTSSKVLDFDLNEPFFMED, from the coding sequence ATGGAGAATTATAACCATGATAGGTTTGAATGGAACGATGAGCTGTCAGAAGAGAACAATGGACTGCAAATCATCTTGTTCCCTGATGAACCTGAGCCCATACAAGTAGAACAAAGCTTTATTGGATTGCCTATACAACAACAAAGTTTTGGGAAACATATATGTAATTTCTGTCAACGAAAGTTCTCTTGCGGACAGGCTCTGGGTGGTCACAAGCGAATTCATTCAACCAAGCTCCAGTCAAAGAAGTTCAAATATAAGGTTGATCGTGCACCTTCTTCTTCAGAAAAAAGCGACACAATCGAAACTGACATTGTGAATAGGGATATTGGCAAATTCCAATGTTGTTTATGTTTCAAAGACTTCAAGTCTAGGAAATCATTGTCTGGTCACATGAAGTACCATCCAAATAGGAATTGGAGGGGAATTCGGCCTCCTCAACCTGAACTTGCAGTAACATCTCCGATACTTATGCTGCCTGAGCAAGATAAGGATGATTTCTTCAGATGGACCAAGACCGCTAAGAGAGGCCGAGGAAATCTTGTTGATTCAGGTCGCGATCTTGATCCAGTTATTGTAGCAGCTGATGGTCTAATAAGTTTAGCTCAAGACAAGGATGAATATCGAGCTTTTGAACATGTAGCCAGGAGAAAGCGGATGATGGAAGAGCcacaattgaaaaagaaaagaaatttgagaATAGCCGATCAAGAATCAGTAGATGTGGAATATGAATGGAGAGATTTTGAGCAAGGGAAAAAAGATAAGATAATAAGAGAGCTGCAAGAAGTTGAACATGATATTGCGACTATAGATAATATGTTGGCAGggaagaagatggagaagaGGAATCGGGAGACAAAAGTAAGAGCCTTTGAGTCTCAAATTCagaaaaagatattaaagaAGCTTAAAGTATTCAAATGCAGCACTTGTGCCAGAACCTTCTCAACTTTTCAAGCATTAGGAGGTCATAGATCTAGCCATACCAAACATAAGAAACCTCAAGCTATTGAACCATCCTATGCTACAAAAGTAAAAGAGTATGCCACTCCTACTGGTCAGGTTGCTGAATCGAGTGAAGATAGTCAGACTTTTGGTGCTATAGAATCACTGTCATTACGAGAAGAAGCAAATCAGACTCGGACTAGTAGTAAAGTACTTGACTTTGATCTCAACGAGCCTTTCTTCATGGAAGACTAA
- the LOC115951649 gene encoding uncharacterized protein LOC115951649 yields the protein MGQDSSYRRRSRTPLSESFSYEEENHRECKYKSPTRRRLGNDALSKALHQISKSPFTRRIEGATLPRHFHQPMFTIYNGRMDLVEHVSHFNQRMAVHSKDEALMCKVFLSSLGPVAIRWFDGLKADSIDSFKELTRAFGSRFITCTRVPRPIDSLLSLSMREGETLKKYSDRYWEMFNEIDGNFDDVAISNFKAGLPTEHDLKKSLTGKPVASVR from the exons atgggacag GATAGTAGTTATCGACGTAGATCAAGGACTCCTCTTAGTGAGTCTTTCTCATATGAAGAGGAAAACCATCGTGAATGCAAGTACAAGAGCCCAACACGCAGAAGACTAGGAAATGATGCTTTGAGCAAAGCGTTGCACCAGATTTCCAAATCGCCCTTCACACGCAGGATTGAAGGGGCAACCCTTCCTCGGCATTTCCATCAGCCAATGTTCACCATCTACAATGGACGAATGGACctggtggaacatgtaagccaTTTCAATCAGAGAATGGCTGTCCATTCTAAGGACgaagccttgatgtgcaaggtgttcctATCCAGTCTGGGACCCGTGGCGATAAGATGGTTCGACGGCCTAAAGGcagattccatagattccttcaAGGAGCTCACCCGGGCTTTTGGCTCTCGTTTTATTACGTGTACCAGGGTCCCTCGACCCATAGATTCCCTACTGTCCTTATCCATGCGAGAAGGAGAGACTCTGAAGAAATATTCGGAcagatactgggaaatgtttaacgagATTGATGGCAACTTTGATGATGTGGCCATCAGCAACTTTAAGGCCGGCCTCCCAACTGAGCACGATTTAAAGAAGTCTTTGACTGGCAAACCTGTCGCTAGTGTACGCTAA